DNA from Halogeometricum sp. S1BR25-6:
GGCTAGACCTCGCGGGCACGTGTGCGGGACTGGCGCGAAAGGACGCGCTGTTCCCCGGCGAGGCCGAGGCGGGCGACGCGCTGGTCGGCTTCCGCTCGTCGGGCATCCACTCGAACGGCCTCACCCTCGCGCGGAAGGCGACGACGCGCAACCACGAGTACGGCGACGACTGCCCGTTCGAGGGCTACGACACCGTCGGCGAGGCGCTGCTCGAACCGACCCGCATCTACACCGACCTGCTCGACCCGATGCGCGAACACGGCGTCAACGCGGCGGCGCACGTCACCGGCGGCGGGTGGACGAACCTCGAACGCATGGGCGAGTTCCGGTACGTCGTCGAGGACGCGTTCGAGCCCCAGCCTGTGTTCGAGTTCGTGCAGGAGGAAGGCAACGTCTCGGACGAAGAGATGCACCGCACGTTCAACATGGGCACCGGATTCGTCGCCGCGCTGGCACCCGAGGACGCGGAGGCGCTGGCGGCGGAGACGGAGGGCCGTATCATCGGCCGCGTCGAGGAGGGCTCCGGCGTCTCGGTTCGCGGACTCGACCTCTGAACGGTCTCGCGGCGGGTCGAGGGGAAGGAGGGAGTTTCGGAAGGAACGAACTGCGTGAAGGAACCGACGAACTCAGAGCCGCGCGGCCACGTCGGCCTCGGTGACGATGCCGACGGTCTGCCCCCCTTCGACGACGAGAACGGCCGAGTGGTGGTCCAGCGAGGAGTCTATTTCCTCCAGCGTGGCGGCCGGTTCGACCGTCGTGACCGCCTCGCGCATCACCTCGGCGACGGGGAGGTCACCCACGTCGTCGTCGCCGACGCGGCGGATGTCGCCGTTCGAGATGATGCCGACCGGACGGCCGTCGCGGATGACCGGCAGTTGGGAGAACCCCTCGTCGAGCATCCGGTCGCGGGCCGTCCGGACGGAATCGTCGGGCGAGACGCTCACGACGGTCGTGTTCATCAGGTCGTCGGCCCGGACGACGCTTCCCTCGGCCTCGTCGAGAGCGTTGACGATGCGCCGGAGGGTCGAGAGGCGCGGGTCGACGTCGCCCCCCTCGATGCGGGCGATGAGGGGCTGGGAGACGCCCGCCATCTCGGCGAGCGTGCTCTGCGTGAGGTCGAGTTCCTTCCGCCGTTCGCGCAGGTCGTGCGGGGTCGGCAGTTCCATACCCCGAGATAACCCGAGGTTATATGAAAAGCTTTCCGGAGAACTACGCTTCGGCTTCTTCCTCCTCGTCACCCTCCGTCTCGACGACGTCGATGACCGAGAGGGGGACGTCGCGGAGGGCGCCGCCGACTTCGCTCTTGGCGATGCGGGAGGCGTGCTTCTCGCCGTCGGCGTTGAACACGTCGATTTCCAGAAGTAGCCCCACCAGCGCCGTGTCGGCGGCGATGAACGCCGAGTCGAACGGCTCCCCGCAGGCGGGACAGCCTGTCACGCCGACTTCCACCTCGACGTACTCCTTGTCTTTGTCGTTCAGTCGCTTGCCCGCCTCGCTGACGGCGACGCCGATGGCGTCGTCGATGTCCTCGACGTCGCGGACCAGCCACGCGGCCTCCATGGCGACGAGATAGTTGCTCATACCTCTCGGTAGCGCTACGGGGTTTCGTGTCTTGCGGTTCCGTCGTCCGCTCGCCGACACCGGCACACATTGTCACGCAGTGCTGACTGTCAGTCGCGGATGCAACTCGAATCCATCTCGTAACTTATAGCGACGAGCGGGAGCAGTGACGGGACTCCTACGCCGTGAGCGCGCCGGACGAGAGTTTCGGTGGGCGGAACGCAAGCTAGCTTTAATCGACAGACAGCGCCGGGGTCGACTGCTTGCCGTCGGCGGAACGTATATATACACCTGGCGCACCTCCTCAGTCGACGCGATGTTCCACGCGATGCACCGGACCGCCACGTTCGCCCTCTACCAGTTGACGATCGCCCTCGGCATCCTGCTGATGCCCGTCGCACTCCTCGCGCGCCGCGTCGGCGTGCGCCTGCCCGTCGACCGGATGGTCGAGGCGGCCGGCGCCGCCTACGAACGCGCCGGCGTCGAGCGCCGAACCGACTGAACCGTCGTCGGCCGACTCCGTTCTCGGGACACTCGCTTCGGAGCGGCCGCGTCGGGTACATCGAAACGTCCCTATCGGCCCGCTATCTGCCGAAACGCCGGGAACTGGCAACAGGGGAGGGAAGGGTGGCATTTATCAGCGCCGGACTTCAAAAGGGGGTAATGCGTACTCCCACGAACGACGATGCCTCCGGCCGCCTCGACCCCTTGAACGGCGACCACTCGGGCGTGTTCGCCCCCGAACTCGGCGAGTTCCCGAACGCCGATGAACGCGCGGGCGAGTCGGCACCGCAGGAGACGAAGACGGGAACGACGACGGTCGGTCTCAAGACCGAAGACGGCGTCGTCCTCGCGACGGACATGCGGGCCAGTCTCGGCTACATGGTCTCTTCGAAGGACGTCCAGAAGGTCGAAGAGATTCACCCGACGGGCGCGCTCACCATCGCGGGGTCGGTCTCCGCCGCCCAGTCGCTCATCCGTTCCATCCGCGCTGAGGTCCGTCTGTACGAGTCCCGTCGCGGCGAGAACATGAGCATGACCGCGCTGTCGACGCTCCTCGGTAACTTCCTCCGCTCGGGCGCGTTCTACGTCGTCCAACCCATCCTCGGCGGCGTCGACGAGGACGGCCCCCACATCTACAGCATCGACCCCGCCGGCTCCATCCTCGAAGAGGAGTACACGGTCACCGGGTCCGGCAGCCAGTACGCCCTCGGTGTGCTCGAACAGGAGTACGGCGACTCGCTGTCCATCGACGAGGCGAAGACCGTCGCCGCCCGCGCCGTCAAGAGCGCCGTCGAACGCGACCTGGCCTCCGGCAACGGCATCAACATCTGCGTCGTCACCGAGGACGGCGTCGAGATAACCCAGCACAAGGAGTTCGAGGGTCTCCTCTAACGGCGAACTCGCGCGCCGATTCCGGTTCCTTCTCCTTTCGATACTCGATTTCGAGCGGCGGGGCCGTCACCGAGACGAGAGCGAGGCCGCCCCGCTTCGCTACACCCAGTCGGCGAACGAGCCTTCCAGGAGCGTCTCGGTCTGCCGTCCGATGTAGTCCCGTTGCGTCTCGTAGACGGCCGTCTCGAAGTCCGCGCCGTCGCTGAGTCGGTTGCGGACGCGGTCGACCTTCCACCCGGCGGGCGTCTGTCCCGTCTCGGCGCGGACGCGCAGGGGGGCGACGTACCGGTCGGCCTCGGCCTCCGAACAGCCGGCGGATTTCAGGCCGTCGACGGCGTGCGCGAGGATGTCGTCGTAGACTTCGACGGGATTCGTCGTCTCGTGGCCGTCGTTCGCGACCCAGCGCTGCCCGCTGTCGAACCCGTCGCGCATCGCCGCGTAGAAGTTCTCCTTCGCCGTCGCCCAATCCTGATTGATGACCGGGTGCTCGCGCTTCGGGAGGCTCTCCATCAGGCCGGCGAACGCCGCTTGGAACGCGACGGAGTCGCGGACCGTCGGTTGGGCGGCGATGGGCCGGAACTCGATGCGGGCGTTCGCCGAGGAGCGCGTCGCCCCGTCGAACACCGGGCGGACCCACCGCCAGAAGGTGCCGTGCTTGCGGCGGAGCGTGGCGAAGGAGTCGTCGAAGCGGTCGCCGCGCGGGACCGGCATCGGCACGATGGTCGCGTCGGCGGCCACCCGGTCGACGGCCGTCTCCACGTCCGGCAGGTCGTCGGGAAACCGCACCTTCTCCGCGTCCTCGCCGTTGAGAACCGACTCGAAGACGGCGATGCGGTTCTCCATGTGGGCGTCCGCGATAATCTCCGAGGGGTCGGCGTCGTCGTAGAGGTCCGGGGGGAAGAACGGCGAGTTGACGCCGAGCGCGAGGAGCGGGCCGGCGATGCGGAGCGCGTAGTTGAAGTAGAGGGGTAGGTCCGCGGCGTGAGCGACTTGGTAGTGCGGTTGGATGGAGGTGATGAGCGACTCGGGCATCACCGTGTCGGCGTCGAGTTCGACGTGCGGAGCGTCGACGGACATCTGCTCGACCGGGTGTTCGCCGTTCGCCATCGCGTGGTAGCGGACGGCGTCGGTCATGTTCGTGGCGATGCGGATGCCGCCGTCGGAGATGCTGTCGGTGAGGTACCCCCTCGCCGTCTCCCCGCGGGGTGGGATGGTCCAGAGGCCGTCGCTGACGAGGCGCATTCCCTCGGAGGAGGTGCACTGGAGGGCGGCGGTGAGGCGGGCGAGCACCTCGGACTCCTGGGCGCGGAGCCCGTGGGGGTTCAGCGGTTGCGGGCTCGTCGTCATCTCGGCGTTGTGGAGGCCGAGTTCCTTCTCGAAGCCGATGAGTTCGAGCAGTCGACGGGGGACCCGCATCAGACCGTTGCTCTCGGTCTCCTCGGAGGCCCACCGGCCGTCCGCGACCGCGTAGAACTCGTACTCCAGTCCGACGATGGACTGGTGGTTGTCGAACGTGCCGGCCGCCAACTCCGATTTCACTACCTCCGCGTCAGCCTCCGCCTGCGCTTGGTACTCCTCGGGGTCGACGGCGAGCACGTCGCGGACTCTGTCCGCAAGCTCGTCGCTCATACCGCCTCCTGCGCTCCCGGCGGGCTTGAATCCCGCGACTACGCGGCGACACCGTCACGCGTTCACGAACCGACGTCTCGGGGGCGGCGATTCGAGACGCTTTTTCCCTCGCGGAGACCACGGATGGACGATGCAGTTCGCCGAGTTCGCCGCGCGCGCGTCGGAGATGGAGGCCGAACCCGCGGACCTCGCCACCGTCGCTCTGGTCCGCGACCTGTTCCGCGAGAGCGGCGAGGAGTTGGACACCGTCGCCCGATTCGTGCAGGGTCGCGTCTTCCCGGCGTGGGACACCACGACGCTCGATATCGGGCCGCGTCTCCTCCGGGAGGCGCTCGCTCGCGCCGCCGAGCGAAACGTCACCGCCGACGACGTCGAGGAGCGACTCGCCGAGGAGGGTGAGATAGGCGCCGTCGCCGCCGGCTACGACTTCGGCGGCCAGCGGGGGCTGGCGGCGTTCGGGAGCGGGGGCGACGGGGACGAGAGCGACGACCTGACCGTTCGCGAGGTGGACGAGACGCTCCGCGAACTCGCCGCCGCGACCGGGGCCGGCAGCGAGGACCGCAAGCTCAACACCCTTTTCGGCCTGTTCAACCGGGCGAATCCGGAGGAGGCGAAGTTCCTCGCCCGCCTCGTCCTCGGAGAGATGCGAATCGGCGTCGGCGAGGGCGCCGTCCGCGACGCGATAGCCGAGGCGTTCCTCGCCGACGAGGAGGAGGAAGACGAGTCCGAACGGGAGAAGGGAGGTGGGAGAGCCGATTGCGAAGAAGACGGGGACGGAGAGAGCGAACCCGAACCCGAACCCACCGTCCGCGCAACCGACGAGCACCTCGCGGCCGTCGAACGCGCCCTGCAGGTGTCGAACGACTACGGCATGGTCGCCGTCATGGCCCGCGAACTCGGTATCGAGGGTCTCGGCGCGGTCCGCCTCGACGTCGGGCGCCCCGTGCAGGCGATGCTGGCGCAGGCGGGCACCGTCACCGACGCCCTCGACGAGTGGGGGGCGGTCGCGGTCGAACGGAAGTTCGACGGCGCCCGCGTGCAGGTGCACGTCGACGGCGGGACGGACGAGGGCGGGGCGAACGACGAGGACGACGGAGACGACGTCTCGGTGTCGGTGTTCTCGCGAAACATGGACGACGTGACGGACGCGCTCCCCGAAATCGCGGAGTTCGCTGCCGAACACGTCGAGGCGCCGGCCATCCTCGACGGCGAAGTCGTCGCCGTCGACGACGACGGGTCGCCGCGCCCCTTCCAAGAGGTGCTGCGGCGCTTCCGCCGCAAGCACGACGTCGACCGGATGCGCGAGGAGGTCGAACTCGAACTCCACGCGTTCGACTGCCTGCACGCCGACGGTGAGGACCTGCTCGACGCGCCGGTCACCGAACGGCACGCCCGCCTCGTCGAGATACTACCCGAAGACGCCGTCTCGGACCTCCTCGTCACCGACGACGAGGAGGAGATAGCCGCCTTCGAGGCGGATTCCCTCGACGCCGGTCACGAGGGTATCATGCTGAAGAATCCCGACTCGACCTACTCGCCCGGCGACCGGGGGAAGAACTGGCTGAAGCGCAAGCCCGACGTAGAGACGGTCGACCTCGCGGTGACCGGCGCGGAGTGGGGCGAGGGCCGCCGCGCGAACCATCTCGGGACGTTCCTGCTGTCGGCCCGGCGGAGCGGGGGAGACGGAGACGGGAGCGACAGCGAGTACGTTACCATCGGGAAGGTCGCCACCGGCATCACCGACGAGAAACTGGCCGAACTCTCCGAACTGCTCGAACCGGAGATAGCGAGCGAAGACGGTCAAACGGTCGAACTGAACCCCTCGGTCGTCTTCGAGGTGGGGTACGAGGAGATACAGCGCTCGCCGACATACTCCTCGGGGTACGCGCTCCGGTTCCCGCGGTTCGTCGCGGTCCGGGCGGACAAAGACGCCGCGGACGCCGACTCCTTGGAGCGAATCGAGCGGTTGGCCGAGTCGCAGTAACTGGCAGTTACACGTAGCGTTCGAGCGCTTCGAATGCCCGTCTCGCGGCCTCGTCCGGTCGGTCCGGGTAGGTGTACAGTTCTAGGGTGACGAAGCCGTCGTAGCCGATATCGTCGAGGGCGTCGAACGCCTCGGCGAAGTCCAAGTCGCCGTCGCCGGGGACGAGGTGGTAGTGCTTCCCGCGGACGCCGCCGGCGATGTCTTCGAGGTGGACGCCGGTGATGTGTCCCGCCGCCTTCTCTATCGTGTCGCGCAGTTGTTCGCCGTAAACGGCCGAGTGACCGAGGTCGAGATTGATGCCGAACCCCTCTCGACCCACGTCGTCGACGAGTTCGAGCGCCTCGTCCGTGCACTCGACGAGGAGTTCGGGTTCGAACTCGATGCCGACGTCGACGCCGCGCGGTTCGGCGTAGTCGAGAATCTCGTCCAGCGACGAGAGCAGGTGTTCGTACGCCGCCTCGGGTAGCGTCCCCGGCAGAGGGGAACCCGAGGCGAGACAGACCGCCGGCGCGCCCGTGGCCTCGGCGAGGTCGACGGCCCGCTTCGTGTACTCGACGCGCCACGCGCGCAGGTCCGGGTCGGGGTTGATGACGCTCGGTTCGAAGAAGGCCGTCTCGGGCGCGTCCCCGTAATACCCCATCGCGGTGTTCGCGTTGACGTTCGAGACGGCGATGCCCGTCTCGTCGAGAGCGTCGGCGAGTGCGGCCTCGTCGTCGGAATCGAACTCGGGGAAGTACGCGTGCGGCGTATCGCCGAGCAGTTCGACTCCCGCGTAACCGTGGTCGGCGATGCGACGCACGGCCTCGGGGAGCGTGTAGTTCGTGTACGCGTTGGTGGAGAATGCCAGTTTCATAGTGTGTACCGTAAGTTCAGCTCATGTCGAAGCGTTCGGAGAGCACGTGCGTCGGAACCGCGAACGCCGCGGCGGCGACGGCGAACCACGGCCCGGCGACGACGGCGACGGCGCCGTCGAGGAGGACGATGCCGAGGACGCAGGTGCCGACGGCCGGTCCGACCTTCGAGGGGACGGGGTCGGCCATCGCCGGACCGAGCGCGTGCCAGTCCCACGCGAGGAAACACGCGGCGAGGACGGTGGCGGCGAGTCCGAGGGTCGGCGTTCCGAGGACAGTGGCGACGACGGGAACGACCATCGCCGCGAACGTCGCGCCCGCGGCGGCGACGGCGACTTCGGACCCCTCGCCGCCGCCCGTCTCCGACTCCGCCATCCGGGTGAACGCCGCCACGTAGACGACGACCCCGATCGGAAACAACAGCGCGACGGCGTCGAAGGCGGCGGCGCCGGCGACGGCGAGGCCGAGGCAGACGTTCAGTCCGCGGGCGGCGCCCATAGCGAGGAAGCCGGCCGGACCGCCCTTCAGCAGGCCGTCGTAGAGGACGACGGTGAGGGCGAGGGCCGCCGCGACCAGTCCGGGGAGCGCGCCCCCGGTCGCCGCGGCGACGCCGACGCCGGCGAGGAGGAGCGCCCCGCCGAAGACGAGCGCGCTCCCTCGACCGATTCGACCGGAGGGAATCGGCCGCTCGGGGCGCTCTCGTTCGTCCTCGGCGACGTCGGCCGCGTCGTTCAGCGTCGTCCCCGCGGCGTAGACGCACGCGGAGGCGACGCAGAGACCGGCGATTGTCGGGAGCGAGGCCGGCGCTCCGAGGGCGACGGCGAGGGCGGCGCCGGCGAGCACGTCGGGCGGCGCGGTGAACAGGTTCGGCAGTCGGACGAGTTCGGCGTAGTCCGTCGCCACTCGTCGAACCCGCTCGAACCCGAACGCGTCGCCGACGCCCGCGGCCATCGACCTCAGGCCCACCCGCGTTCGCGGAGGTAGTCCATGGCGCCCTGTGCCGTCTCGGCGGCCGTCTCCTGGTACGGGTAGAGTTCGACCGTGACGTAGCCGTCGTAGCCGGAGTCCTCGACCGCCTGCAGGAAGCCATCGATGTCCATCGCGCCGTCGCCGAGTTGGGTGTGCTCGTGCGAGCGGTCCTCGGGGATGTCCTCGAGGTGATAGTGGCGCGTGTAGGGGGCGAGCGTCTCGACCAGTTCCGCGGGGTCCTCGCCCATGCAGAACAGGTGACCGGCGTCGAAATTGCAGGTGATGCGCTCGGAGTCGACGCGGTCCATCAGGTCGAGGTATTCGTCAGAAGTCTCGATAAGCAGGTCGGGTTCGGGTTCGACCATCACGTCGACGCCCTTCCGTTCCGCTCGCTCGGCGAGTTCGTCCAGACCCTCGACGAACGTGTCCATCGCCCACTCGCGGGACTTCTCTTCGGGGACGGGTCCGCCGGGTTCGATGGAGATGCGGTCGCAGCCGAGTTCCGCGGCGGCGTCGATGGTGTCGAGCGTGTAGTCGACGCGGCGGCGGCGGTAGTCCTCGTCGGGTTCGATAAACGAGGGGTGGTGGAAGTCCTCGATGGCCGTCAGCATGAACGCGTTGCAGTTGCTGATGGCGATGTCGTTCGTGTCGAGAGCCGACTCCACCTCGTCGTACTCCTCGCCCGTCGCCGTCGGCGGGTAGAGGAACGGTTCGTCGAACAGCAGTTCGATGCCGTCGTACCCGGCGTCGGCGACGGCCTCGATGGCGCCGACCGTCGAGTACTCCCGGAAGGCGTTCATCGAGAAACCGAACTGGAGCGACATCTACTCGCCCCCCGACCCGGTCTCGGCCGCTTCGACGGCCGACGCGGCCGTCGACGACTCGGCGGCTACCTCCCGCGCGTAGTCGAAACTCTCGGACTGAGCGAAGAACTCCAAGGGGTTCTCGAAGAGGAGTTTCCGGACCTCGCTTCGGTCCCAGCCGGCGTCTATCATCGCGTCGCGGGCCTTCGGAACCGCGAGGGGGTCCGAGTCGTCCCAGTCGGCCGAGGAGTTGATGATGCGCCTGTCGGTGCCGTACTCCTCCAGCAGGGGCATCACCTCCTCGATGGATATCTTGCCGGGGTAGAGCGTGAAGCCGAGCCAGCAGTCGGTGGCGGCGGTCGTCTCCATCGTGGCGGGTTCGTTGTGGTCGATGATGATGCGCTCCTGCGTGACGTCCATCTCCTCGATGATGTCGACGGTGCGAACCGCGCCCTTCGGTTTCTCCTCGTGGGGGAGGTGGATGATGACGGGCGCCTCGTGCTCCTCGGCGACGCGGAGTTGTTCGCGGAACGCCCACTCCTCCTCGTCGGTCTGGAGGTTGAACCCGATCTCGCCGACGCCGACCACCCGGTCGCGTTCGAGGTACTCGGGCAGTCGGTCGATGACCGCCTCAGACATCTCGCGGTCGACCGCCTCCTTCGGGTTGATGGAGACGGTGATGTAGTGGTCCATCCCGGCGATGCGCTCGGCGCGTTCGGTCTCGAAGTCGTGGATGTGCTCGAAGTAATCGAAAAACGATTCGGGGTAGAGTTTGTCCGACCCCGACCAGAACGAGGGTTCGATAACGCACTCGATGCCCGACCGCCGCATCTCGCGGTAGTCGTCCGTCGTGCGCGACGTCATGTGAGCGTGAGAGTCGATGAGACGCATGTACGACACTGAGGACCATCCCCGCTTTGTTATCGTCGCCCTACAGGTTCCGGCGCGAGGGAAACGGCTCGATAGCCCCGAGTAGCGGCCAGTTAACGGGTCGTTGAATCGGTCGGCGAGAAGCGATTTACCCGCCGGTCGGGTAAAGCGGACGCATAACTAACCCTGTTCCGTTCTGTGAGGGAGTTATGACGCGAACGCGAACGGGCGTCTGGTTCGTCGGCGCCCGCGGCAACGTCGCCGCCACGGCTATCTCCGGGGCGCGCGGAATCGCCCGCGGGACGACCGACGACACCGGCATGGTCACGGCCCGCGAACCCTGCACCCGGCTGGATTTGCCGCCGGTCGACGGGTTCGTCTTCTCCGGCCACGACATCGCCGAACGCCCCCTTCTCCACGCCGCGACCGACCTCGCCGACTCGGGCATCGTCGACCGGGCGACGCTCGAAGCCGTCGCCGACGACCTGCGCGAGATAGACGAGCGCATCGAGACGGGCACCGCGCGGAACTGCGGCAGCGCCGTCTCGCTCGCCGACGGCGACACACTCGACAGCGACCACGGCGTGAGCGGAGTAGTCGAACAGATTCGCGCGGACTACGCGGCGTTCGCAGAGGAACACGACGTGGACCGACTGGTCGTCGTCAACCTCGCCTCCTCGGAACCGCCGATGAGAGACCCCGAGCGGTACGACACGCTGGACGCCTTCGAGGCGGCCCTCGAAGCGGACGACGCGGACCTCCCGGCGAGTTCGCTGTACGCCTACGCGGCCCTCGTCGACGGCCACCCGTACGTCAACTTCACACCCTCGACGGGGAGCGAACTCGGCGGCCTGCGCGAGTTGGCCGACCGCGAGAACGTCCCGCACGTCGGTCGCGACGCCAAGACCGGCGAGACCCTGCTGAAGACGGCGCTCGGGCCGATGTTCGCCGGGCGCAACCTCAACGTCATGTCGTGGGATGGCTTCAACATCCTCGGCAACGGCGACGGCAAGGTGCTCGACGACGACGACAACAAGGCCGGCAAGCTACAGAGCAAGGGCGGCGTGCTCTCGGAAGTGCTCGGGTCGGACGCCCACAACCGCGTCCGCATCGACTACACCCCCTCGCTCGGCGACTGGAAGACGGCGTGGGACCACGTCCACTTCGAGGGGTTCATGAACACGAAGATGACCCTCCAGTTCACCTGGCAGGGCGCGGACTCCGCCCTCGCCGCCCCTCTCGTGTTGGACCTCGTCCGCCTCGTCTCCTACGCCGACGAGCACGGGGAAGGCGGAACGCAGACGCACCTCGCGTCGTTCTTCAAAGAGCCGATGGACGTGGACGAACACGACCTCTCCCGGCAGTTCGCCATGCTTGAATCCTACGTCGAAGCGCACCGTGACGACGCCGCGGCGGAGTCGACCGACCCGGTCCGGACTGACGGCGGCGGGGACGAAGCCGCCGGTACCGGCGCCGGCACGAACGCAAATTCGGACGCAGACACAGTCAGGGAGGCGGAACGGTGAGCGACTCCGAACCGGACCCCGAACCCGAACCGTCGGCAGCGAGTCGGGTCGTCGTCCTCAACGTGGTGGGCCTCCAACCCGACCACGTCGACCCCGAGTCGACGCCCAACCTCGCCGGCCTGTTCGGGGACGGCGCGACGACGGGCGCGGTGCCGCCGTTCCCGGCGGTGACCATCCCCTCGCAGACGACGCTCTCGACGGGGGTCTCGCCCTCGACGCACGGCGACGTCTCGAACGCGGAGTACGACCGCGAGACCGACACCGTCGAACTGTGGGGTCGAAACAGCGGCGACCGCAACCGCGTCTGGGAGGCCGCGCGCGACGCCGACGTGACGACGGGTGCGCTGTTCTTCCAGCACCTCTACGGCACCTCGGCGGACGTCGCGGTGACGCCGAAACCCATCGAGGACGAGAACAACAACCTCATCGAGATGAACTGCTGGACGAACCCCGACGGCTTCTACGAGGAACTCCGCGAGGAGTACGGCCACTTCCCCCTGCACAACTACTGGGGGCCGGCCGCCAACGCGCAGGGCAGCGAGTGGATCCTCTCGGCGGCCCGCGAGGCGACGGAACGCTACGACCCGGAGATGCTCTGGACGTACGTCCCGCATCTCGACTACACGGGACAGAGCCACGGGCCGAACTCCGAGGCGTTCGACGAAGCGCTCTCGGAGGTCGACGAACTCGTCGGCGACTACCTCGACTTTCTCGAAGAGACCGACCAGTGGGACGAGACGGCCGTCGTCGTCGTCAGCGAGTACGGCTTCCACGAGGTGTCGAGGCCCGTCTTCCCGAACCGCGCGCTCCGCGAGGCGGGTCTGATGAAGACGAGAGACGCCGAGGGCGACGAAGAGGGACAGGTGCCGGACC
Protein-coding regions in this window:
- a CDS encoding alkaline phosphatase family protein, whose amino-acid sequence is MSDSEPDPEPEPSAASRVVVLNVVGLQPDHVDPESTPNLAGLFGDGATTGAVPPFPAVTIPSQTTLSTGVSPSTHGDVSNAEYDRETDTVELWGRNSGDRNRVWEAARDADVTTGALFFQHLYGTSADVAVTPKPIEDENNNLIEMNCWTNPDGFYEELREEYGHFPLHNYWGPAANAQGSEWILSAAREATERYDPEMLWTYVPHLDYTGQSHGPNSEAFDEALSEVDELVGDYLDFLEETDQWDETAVVVVSEYGFHEVSRPVFPNRALREAGLMKTRDAEGDEEGQVPDLSASEAFAVADHQVAHVYCDAEAVETAREALESLDGIERILDGDDQAAYDIDSQSAGDLVLVADPDAWFAYYWWDDGEEAAMPPYADSVDIHEKPGYDPCELFLGEDGFVSTDPSKVKGSHGRVDPETTPFFGIGGPAAPSLSLDGDIDMRQVAPTVLDLLGVHEAVDMEFEGASILAPSNELGPADD
- a CDS encoding inositol-3-phosphate synthase; translation: MTRTRTGVWFVGARGNVAATAISGARGIARGTTDDTGMVTAREPCTRLDLPPVDGFVFSGHDIAERPLLHAATDLADSGIVDRATLEAVADDLREIDERIETGTARNCGSAVSLADGDTLDSDHGVSGVVEQIRADYAAFAEEHDVDRLVVVNLASSEPPMRDPERYDTLDAFEAALEADDADLPASSLYAYAALVDGHPYVNFTPSTGSELGGLRELADRENVPHVGRDAKTGETLLKTALGPMFAGRNLNVMSWDGFNILGNGDGKVLDDDDNKAGKLQSKGGVLSEVLGSDAHNRVRIDYTPSLGDWKTAWDHVHFEGFMNTKMTLQFTWQGADSALAAPLVLDLVRLVSYADEHGEGGTQTHLASFFKEPMDVDEHDLSRQFAMLESYVEAHRDDAAAESTDPVRTDGGGDEAAGTGAGTNANSDADTVREAER